In Balneola sp., one genomic interval encodes:
- a CDS encoding peptidase M14, with product MKKLTHILLTTALVGLVWTLPSSVNAQITDGFFKAAGSPANPEVEATWNRYYSYEGITDLTKKLADAHPDLVKRESIGKSYEGRDIWLLTVTNHSQGNADRKPAMYIDGNIHSNEIQGTEVSLYTAWYLAEMYGQNDFITQLLDEKTFYIAPTINPDGRENFFEEPNNSSSPRSGMKPIDDDMDGQVNEDKYDDLNGDGSITYMRRKNPRGGYRSHPDYPELMQRVGADEFGEYELLGSEGLDNDNDGRINEDVEGYYDPNRDWGWNWQPDYIQRGSHKYPFSLPENRAVMDFVMEHPNIAAGQSYHNAGGMILRGPGAEEDRETYNRSDVQVYDALGEMGERVMPGYDYLVVYDDLYSVFGGELDWFYGSRGIFTFTNELWTPYEMFNEDTRGRYGEETYEFNKYLLFNDALTEWEPFDHPQYGEIEIGGLKKNLGRAHPGFLLEQMAHRNMAFSIYHAYHTPQLVIDEISEKDLGGGLKEVTAVITNTRMIPTHASQDLKYKITPPNYITIDGAQVEAGMVVTNRAMNQTVEQKNNPEKIAVDNIPGMDSVTVRWIISRGNNYTITVDSKKGGLVSRTK from the coding sequence ATGAAGAAATTAACACACATTTTACTTACTACCGCACTTGTTGGCCTCGTTTGGACTTTACCATCTTCGGTAAACGCTCAAATAACTGATGGATTTTTCAAGGCAGCCGGATCGCCTGCCAACCCTGAAGTTGAAGCCACATGGAATCGTTATTACAGTTATGAGGGAATCACTGATCTAACTAAGAAGCTAGCCGATGCCCATCCCGATTTAGTTAAGCGGGAGTCCATTGGGAAATCATACGAAGGCAGAGATATCTGGCTCCTCACGGTTACCAATCATTCTCAGGGCAATGCCGATCGCAAGCCGGCTATGTACATAGATGGAAATATTCACTCCAACGAAATTCAGGGCACTGAAGTCTCTTTATATACAGCTTGGTACCTTGCTGAAATGTATGGACAGAATGATTTCATCACTCAGCTTTTGGATGAAAAAACATTCTATATAGCGCCGACAATCAACCCTGATGGGCGCGAAAACTTTTTCGAGGAACCTAACAATTCTAGCTCACCTCGTTCAGGCATGAAGCCTATCGATGATGATATGGACGGACAGGTAAATGAAGATAAGTACGATGATTTGAATGGAGATGGAAGCATCACCTACATGCGCCGTAAAAACCCTCGCGGCGGATATCGTTCACATCCTGATTATCCTGAACTAATGCAGCGTGTTGGAGCTGATGAGTTTGGGGAATACGAACTGCTTGGATCTGAAGGTCTCGATAATGATAATGACGGACGTATTAACGAAGATGTTGAAGGCTATTACGACCCTAACCGGGACTGGGGCTGGAACTGGCAGCCAGACTATATACAGCGTGGTTCTCATAAGTATCCGTTCTCGTTACCTGAAAATCGTGCGGTTATGGATTTTGTAATGGAGCATCCAAATATTGCTGCCGGACAAAGTTACCATAATGCCGGAGGTATGATTTTACGCGGGCCGGGAGCAGAGGAAGATCGTGAAACCTATAACCGCTCAGATGTGCAAGTTTATGATGCACTTGGTGAAATGGGTGAACGCGTAATGCCGGGCTACGACTACCTCGTCGTTTATGATGATTTATATAGTGTTTTTGGCGGTGAACTAGACTGGTTTTATGGAAGCCGAGGAATATTTACTTTCACAAACGAGCTCTGGACACCTTACGAAATGTTTAATGAAGATACCCGAGGTCGTTACGGTGAAGAAACCTACGAATTCAACAAGTATCTGTTATTCAATGATGCACTCACAGAGTGGGAACCATTCGATCATCCTCAGTATGGGGAAATTGAAATTGGTGGACTGAAGAAAAATCTCGGTCGCGCCCACCCCGGTTTTCTACTCGAGCAGATGGCTCATCGCAATATGGCCTTCAGCATTTACCACGCCTATCATACTCCTCAGTTGGTCATTGACGAGATCTCAGAAAAAGACTTAGGTGGTGGACTCAAAGAAGTGACGGCCGTAATTACCAATACGCGTATGATCCCTACTCATGCCAGCCAGGATTTGAAATACAAAATCACTCCTCCTAACTACATTACCATTGATGGTGCTCAGGTTGAAGCTGGAATGGTTGTAACCAATCGCGCAATGAATCAGACCGTAGAGCAAAAGAATAATCCTGAAAAAATTGCGGTAGATAATATCCCCGGAATGGATTCCGTGACGGTTCGATGGATCATTAGCCGCGGAAACAATTATACCATTACGGTAGATAGTAAGAAGGGAGGGTTGGTTTCCAGGACTAAATAG